The stretch of DNA ATAACTTCGGAAAATCTGCTTTTAGAAAGTCAAAGTTTGAAGTCATGCTGTTTACTTACTGATGGATTGTTAATGTTTATTCTGGTTGGGCTTCTGGTTCTTCCGGGGTAGGAGGTCGTTCTACATCTTCATAAATCTGTTCTAGGGTTAAGTCGAGTTGAATGCTTTCTAGGGTGAGGTTTGGACTAGCGAGGGTGTAGTTTTGGTATTGCCACCAAGGGCTATCTTTACGGCGGTAGATTTCTACTTGTTGGGTTTTGCTATTGATTAAGACGTATTCTTCGAGGCTATCTAGGGTTTGGTAGTCGCTAAATTTTGCGCCTCGATCAAAGGCTTCGGTACTGTCGGATAGCACTTCGATAATCAGTTTAGGAAAGCGTTTGTAGGTAGGTGTTTCTCGATCTTTGGGGTTACAGGTTACGAGGAGATCGGGGTAGTAAAAAC from [Limnothrix rosea] IAM M-220 encodes:
- a CDS encoding Uma2 family endonuclease; translated protein: MIALKDSYPLTAEQYLELESTSSVKHEYIDGKIYAMAGTTDSHNTIAVNLTTLIRSHLRGTNCRIYFADIKARLEQKNRFYYPDLLVTCNPKDRETPTYKRFPKLIIEVLSDSTEAFDRGAKFSDYQTLDSLEEYVLINSKTQQVEIYRRKDSPWWQYQNYTLASPNLTLESIQLDLTLEQIYEDVERPPTPEEPEAQPE